TTCTTTAGAATATGCGTGTGATTTGAAAACGCCGGGAATTGTTTTTATGATTTTTTTAATAACACCTATTGGCGCAGAAATCAGTAAACTGCCCACAGCGGCACCAACAATTACAATAAACTCTGCGGGTTGAATAAGAAGCACAACATCACCGCCGGCAAACATAAAGCCGCCAACAACCGATACTGTAACAACAACTATTCCTATAATAACAAACATTTTATTTCTCCACGTTTAACTCAAATTGAGTTTTTGGTACAAGGGAAAACAATTTTTCACATTGAGTTATAATAAAGTTCCAATCAACTCTATCGGAAGCGAGGTTAAACTCTAAGTTTCTGCAAATATCGCTTACCATTGGCAAACCAACTGTTTTTCCCACCCCTTTTATTTGGTGAAAGATTACTCTTAATTTATTTCTATCTCTTAAACTCACAGAATCAACAATAATTTTTTTTTGTGATGGAAATGATTCTATAAAAATCTTCTGAAGGTCGTTTACAACTTCATCATGAAAATCAATTGATTGAATTTCAGCATTAATTTTTCTTTCTAATTCAAAGCCAATCAGTTCGTTAACAGCATTAATCAGATCATCTATATTAAAAGGCTTGATAATAACTTTATCAGCTCCATTTTCCATAGCCGCAAGCATATTGCTTTTGTTTACGTTGCCGCTTAGAATGATTACGGGAATATTCTTTAATTCATCAATAACTTTTTTTATCTGTAGGGTTTTTATTCCATCAAGATTTGGCATAAGAATATCAAGAATAATAATATCAGGTTTATGAGAAAGCGCTTTTTGAATACCAAACAAACCATCTTCAGAACTTTCAGTTTTGCAGATGTATTCATCAAACAATCTTGTTAAAGAAGTTCTTGTTAAATCAGAATCATCAATAATTAAAATCAGTGGGTTTTTATTTCTGATCATACATTAATCAATCTTTTTGATTTTGAGTTTTGTTAAATCCGCAGGTATCTCTTTAATGGATTTTATTGCTTTTACAGAACTTTCTTTTACTTTATCGTAAAGCTCAGTTCTAACAATTTGTATATTCTGAGGAGCGTCGATTCCAATCTTAACGGTATTGTCTGATAATGAAATAATCTTTACAGTTATACCGCTGCCGATTTTAATTTCTTCGTTTAATTTTCTGGTTAGTATTAACATTTTTTTAACTTTGATTTTCTTCAACAAAAAGATTGTAGTCAATAGGGTATTTATCGCTATCTATAATTTTTTGAAATCCGCTCTTTGCATCCTGATTAATGTAAACGGGAGCTTTAAGATTTACTTTAACATCAGCTGGATTTTTACTCATAACTACAATTCCAAATGCTTCGTTATCATCTAACACAGGAAATTTTTTATCAATTATTCTTAGCCCGATTAAAGGGAAAGCTATTTCGGGCTCTTCAATAGAGTTGAGCCAGTAGAAAATATCGTCCTCTGGTTTGATAAAAAGATATTTGTGAAGGTTTTCCAATCCGAAAAGGCCTTCTGCAAAACTGATAACCAAATCTTCAGTGTATTCAATTTCGCCAAAATGATATGTCTTTATTTTCATATTCCTAATTTTATTTTATGATTATAATATCTACTCTTCTGTTTGTGGCTCTGCCGTATACTGATTCATTTGAGTCTAAAGGTTTGTACTCCGAAAATCCTACGATGGAAAGTTTTTCCGGATCCAAACCCTGTTCAGTCATCAAATAATAAGCCGTACTTAAAGCACGCGCCACAGATAAATGCCAGTTAGATGGAAACTGTGATGTATTAATTGGGATATTATCTGTATGTCCTTCAATTCTAACATCATTTGGCAATTTCTTAATAATTGCTGCAAGTTGCTGCAAAACAATTTTTGAACTTTTCTTTAATTCTGCACTTCCCGAAGGAAAAACAATATCTTCAAGAATGTGAATTGTAACTCCCCGCGAATTTTCTTCAAGTTTTATTGAACTTGTGTAATTATTTTTTTCTATCAAACTATTTATGTCTGATTTCAAATTTCCCAGTGGCGGTGCAATCGGTACTTCTGAATCTGGAATAACTTTAATAGTTTGAGTTGGTCCACCGAAAACATTACCGATAGCATTTACCATTTTCTCGTACTTTTGTACGTCAAGATTTGACGCTGTATATAGTAAAATAAACAGCCCGAGCAACAGAGTTATAAGATCTGCATACGTAATAAGGTAACGGTCTTTCTCTCCACCTTCAGAAAAAGGTGATTCTTCAAACTCATCTACCTGAATCTTTTTTCGAACTCTCTTTGAGGAAGCATGCTCTCTTGTTCTTTTTGGGATAGCATGCTTACCAATCTTGACTTCACCAAAGCCGGGACTTCCCCACTCTGTAATGCCAAGACCCCCTGTAATGAGAGTTCCATCATTTGTTTCTCTTCTTGATGACATTTTTTTAATTTATCTGCAATTGGTAACCAAATTAAGTTTGCACTAAAAACACCCCAAAGTGTTGCGATGAATGCAGTGGCAATACTTTTAATTAATGAATTGGGATCAGCACCAGCGTGTGAAAGTGCCATTATCAATCCCATAACAGTTCCAAGAATTCCCATTGTCGGCGCGTATCCGCCCATTTTTGTAAAAATAAAAATATTAGAGTAATGTCTTTCCTGCACAGATTTAATTTCAAGTTCAGCTAGATCTTGCAAAGAGTCCGGATCCGTTCCATCAACAGCATTGCGTAATAATTTTTTAGCAAAAAAGTAATCAACTTTATTTATATCTCTATCAAGTGCAAGCAAACCTTCTTTTCTTGCTTTATACGAAAACTGAACAATCGAATTTATTACTCTTTTAGGTTCAAACTTTTGAGGAAAGTACGCAAGCCTCATCAATCTGAACATGTTTACAAAATTTTCATATCCAAAACCGATTATTACCGCTGCAAATGTTCCTCCGAAAACAATAATAATTGGTGGAATTAAGAACAGAGCATTTACAGATCCACCCTCGAGCACAAAAGCCCCAAAGATGGATAGAACTCCTAAAATTAATCCGTTAAATGCGCTGTATTTTTTTATCATATGTAATCAAGTAACGTCTTTTGTAAAATCATTGAACCAAGTTTTTGTGATATTTGTAATAAGTAATCTTGGTTTTGTAAATCAACCACAGCTTTTGCGATATCAACACCATTTTCATTCTGAGCCAATTCCATCAAATTATATGTTTGCTGTTCTAACATACTTTGCAAAGTTGAAATCTGATTTATTGTATTACCAACCTGCGATTGTTTAGATGTAAGACGTGAATTAAAATTTTCAACAGCGGCAATTTGCTCGTTGCTTGGAACAATTCCGTTTCTTAAATCATTGCTAAGCTGTTTAAGTGTGTTAAAAATATTTGTTGGTTGATTTGCACTTAAACTTATACTTGTTGCTGAACTATTTTCTGAAAGTGTTTTAAGATTCATTGTAAACTGAATTCTGTTTGCCGGAACTTCCACTGCAAAAGATAAATCTGAAGTTGATCCATCCACAGAAACTAAGTTTCCGTTTAAGTTGTTAAACACAAGTGTTTTAGCTCCCGGTGGAGCTGTAAATACGGTGGCACCGCCGCCATCAACAATATCATAAGTCATTTGATAAGTATTAGCTGCTGTTTTTTGATAGTTAGTTTGCAGTTGATATTCATTTCCCAAATCATCGTGAATCGTAGAATTAACATTTGTAACCGTTCCGACTACGTCTGCTGTGTTAAAAAATCCTTTTGAGGAAACTATAGTCCCAAATAAATCTAATCCGGGCATATTTATACTTTGCACAACACTTTGTGAAAACTTAACATTTATTTTACCACTCGTATCTGTATTTGATTGATATGATTGATTGTCAGATGAAATTCCATAAGGTTCGCTTGAATAGTCCGTTCCGCCAAAAATATATTTTCCATCGGATTTTGAGTTTGAAGTTTCTAACATAATCTTTAATGAGTTGTCAATCATATCAGCATAAACTTCTAAGTTGGTTTGATTGATTGGGTTTTGAAGTTCAGTTAATTTGCCAACAATACTCATAGCTTCTGATTGCATTGATTCCATTGCAAAAATTGTTTCATCCAAAAATGACAAACTGTTCTGAATATTTTTTTTATAAGTTTCAGTTTGACCCATCTGATCTGAAATCCGGAAAAGTCTGGAAGTACCAACAGGTGAATCGGATGGTTTCTCAATTTTATTTCCACTCATTATTTGTTTATTTAGAGTAGAAATTCTGTCTTTTATTTTGTTTGTATTTCCAATGTAATTATTAGAAATTATTAAATCACTTATGCGCATTTTACACCATATTTAAAATTGTTTGTAACATGTCATCAGCAATTGTGATGAGTTTAGCAGATGCCTCATACGTTCGTTGAAACTTCAATACATTTGTCATTTCTTCATCAACAGAAACACCGGATTGCGAAGCTCTTAATTGACCAAGCTCATCCAGAACCATCTGGTTGGCTTGTGTATAATTATTTTGCAGCATTCCGTCATTGCCAAGTCCGTTAATCATTGAGGCGTAACTTTCCTGTAAGGTGTTACCGTTCAATAATTTTGAATCTGTAAGTTGCGCGATACGTATTGCAATTTCTCCATTACCTTCAGTTCCATCCAATGAAATTGCAATTTTATTTGGATCATCAATAAGTTCAGAATTAATTATCAGTTCGCCGTTTACATAACCTTCAAAGAAATTAAGTCCTGTTTCCTGCGGATCAGAAATTGTGTAACCATTAACGTGTTCGCCGTTTACAGCTTCAACAAGCTTGGCAATTACACCATCAAGTTTTTGCTGGTAGGCCGGAATCTTTTTTGAATAGACTTGGGAGAGTGCATTAAGTTCACCACCGGTTAATACAATCGGGTAAGTCCCATCTTTTACTTTTAAATTTATTTTGCCATTCACCTCTTCAGCAACAAATTCTGCTGAATGCATTCTATCAACAGCAAGAGCTCCACCGATTGAAATTACTGCTGAGTTTGTGTTATCGTAAACCACATTAATATTTACAAGATTACTTAGTTCATCAACCAGAGCATCACGTTTATCCAATAGATCATTAACAGGAACACCATTATAAGCGTTTGAAAATTGCTCGTAATTAATTTGATGTATCTGATCTAAAATCGTATTTACAGAATTTACTTTTTGCTGAAACTCTTGTTTAATATCGCCTTTTAGAGTATTTAATGATTGATTTATAGAAGTTACTTTTGCTGAAAGATTATTTGCAGCATTTAAAACATTCGTTCTTAAAGGTGATGAATTTGGAGTAACAGCAAGTTCATTAAAACTGCTAAAAAAGGTTGTCATCAAATTTGATATGCCAAGATCTGAAGGTTCGGAAAATATTTTCTCTACATCGCCTACTAATTGGCTTTGCCTGTTGCTGTCTGAAAATTTTTGATTTGTACCGATAATATGGGCGTCAACTAACCGATCTCTTACACGCGAAACATCTGCAATCTTTACACCGTTGCCCCAAACTAATCCTGCAGTAAGATTTGAGGTTTCCGTTGCAAGCATAATTCGCTGGCGTGAATAATTGGGATTTGCAGAGTTAACAATATTATGCGACGTCACTTCCAGCGCTCTTCTGTAAACGGCTAAGCTTCGTGAAGATATGTCAAATATTTTTGTTAATGCCATTGTGTTGCTCTAAATTTTTCTATCAAAAAAATTTTCTTTTTTTGTACCAAGAATATTTTTGATTAAGTCGCGTATGAACTGTCTTGAATTACTAATGATTATTTCATTCTGTGAATTCAGTAAAAGAACTTCTTTAACCTTTTCTAATAAAATGGTTCTAACCTGGTTAAACTCTTCAGAAACTTCAGGATCAATCGCTAATAAAACATCGGCTAACTTATCCATGCCTTCATTTTTATCAACTTCAATTTTATAATGCTTTAAAGCCATCGTAACTGCATTAGATCTTCGTTCTTCACAGTCTTTAACGCGATTAAGAATTTTTTCTTCCTTATCAATTGCAATTTCAATATCATCAAGTTCGCTATTAACTATTGATCTTTGCAATAACTTTAACGTATTAATAAAATCACTTAATAAAGTAATTTGTTCATAAGTTAGTTTTAAAATTTCGTCATAGTACATTTTTCGGCTCCTCAAAATTCTTAAGATATCCAATTACACGCTTTACATATGTTTGAGTTTCTGTAAAAGGTGGAATTCCATTGTATTTATCAACATTTCCAGGTCCTGCGTTATATCCGGCTAAAGCAAACTTTAGGTCTCCATTGTATTTTCGAAGAAGTTGGGACAAATATTTAGCCCCGCCCATAATATTTTCTTTTGGATCAAAAACATTGTTAATTCCCAAGTATTGTGCGGTCGAATCAATAATCTGCATCAAGCCTTTTGCGCTTGCAGTTGAAACTGCATTTTCTTTAGCGGAAGATTCTGCAAGTATTACAGATTTAATGATATTTTTATCAACTCCGTAAGTTTCTGAGGCTTGATTAATAATTTCATCATATTTACTTAATCTTGTTAAAGATTGGTTTGATGGTTCAACAACAGGAATTTCTGTACTGCTGCTTGTTACTTCAATCTTTGGTTGATTTTTTAGCGGAGTTAATTTTGGATTTAAAACTTCAGTTGATAAAGTTTCACCTGTTAATCTTTTATAAATTTCATCAGCTACTCCAAGCCCTGTTCCTTTAGAAATCTTATCAGCAATTTCAAACTGAAAAATGGAATCAAAAAAATCTCCGCCAAAATTACTTTCACCAAACATTCCGCCGCTTGTAGTTTGATTCATACTTTTTAGCATCATTGATGTTAATAAACTTTCAAACTGTTTAGAAACATCCGCCATTCTTTGTTTTTCAGAAAGCGAAAGATTTTTTGCTTCCGGTGTAAATGGAATGTGTTTCTGTTCGTTAGTTATTTTTAAACTTAAATCGTTCATTTTAGATGATAACTAATTCTGCTATTAGAGCGCCCGCTTCTTTAAGTGCTTGAAAAATTGCAATAATTTCTTTTGGCGTAACTTTTAATGAATTAAGAGCGCTTGCAACTTCCTGTACATTAGATGCGCCGGAGATTGCAATTGTGTTTGTTGAATCCTGTGTTGCATAAGGCACTAAATTGTTTACCACAGCCGTATTACCGTTTGAAAAAGCACCAGGCTGAGAAACAATTGGATAATTTTCAATAGTAATATTTAAACTGCCGTGTGTAATTGATACAGGTTTTATTTGAACATTTGTACCCGCAACTACAGTTCCTGTTCTTTCATTTAGAACTACCTTTGCAGCATAATCAGTTTCAACATTTAAAACTTCAAGCTCAGCAAGAAAACCTACAATATTAGTTTGCCTGTCTTTTGGGATAGTAACACGAATTTCCGATGCATCAATTGAAGTTGCGGCACTATCGCCAAATGTTGCATTAATAGAATTAGCAACATTGTTAGATGTTGTTAAATCAGGCATTCTTAAATAAACACTTATTTGTTTGTCGATAACAATTTCATTCTCAAGTGTTTCCTTCAAAATGCCGCCTTGCGGAACTCTGCCGGCAAGTGAATGATTTTTTGCAACTCTATTCCCGCTTGAGGTGTTATAATCATATCCGCCAATAGAAATCGAGCCTTGTGCAAAGGCGTAAACTTCACCCGCAATTCCGGAAAGTGGAGTCATCAAAAGAGTCCCACCAAGTAAACTTGTTGCATCGCCCATTGAAGAAACTGTAACATCAAACTTTGCACCTGGTTTGTAATTAGAATTTAGATTTGCGGTTACCATTACTGCGGCAACGTTTCTGGTCTTTACATCTGTTTGCGGAACTGTTATTCCAAATCTTTTTAACATACTTGTTATAGATTGCATAGTAAACTGAGTACGATAGCTATCGCCTGTTCCTGCTAATCCAACAACCAAACCATAGCCAATCACCTGTTCAGAATTATTGCCGGAAATTGTCGCAATATCTTTTATTCTTTGTGAATAGGCTAGTGACGACAAGACAATAAATACTAATATTAAAAGACTAAATCTTTTCATACTTCACCTTAAAAAATCCAATGGAAGAACTTTGTTAACCAGCCTGGCGATTGTGCATCATCTATAAGTCCGCTTCCTTCAAAACTTATTTCAGCATCAGAAATATTATAAGATAGAACGGAGTTGTCGGCTCTAACATCTGTTGCCCTAACAACTCCTTTAATATTTACTAATTGTTCTTCGCCGTTGATAGTAATTTTTTTACTGCCACTTATCAGCATATTTCCATTTTCAAGAACTGATTCAATTGTTGCACTAATTTTTGTTTGAATCATACCGGATGATTCTGTTGATCCGGAACCGCTAAAATCATTGTTGGAACCAACGCCTACATTTACTTCCGGAACATCAGTTGAGCTTACTTTCCCCGCGAGATTAAATCCAAGATCACTTTCTCTTGAGCTATTAGTTCTTGCTTTATTAGTTGCAAGTGAAGATTCCACAACTATAATTGTTATCGCATCGCCTATATTAGATGCTTTTTGATCGGAGAATAATGAGTAGTAAGAGTTTTTTCTCATATTCTGTGGGAATACTGCTGCGATTAGTAAAACAGAAATTAAAATTGCTTTTTTCATTTTATCACTCAACTATTACCTTGGTTGCGTCAATAATTCTTGCTTTAAATATTTTATTACCTGACGATACAAACTCAATTAAATCACCAGCACCGCCGTGTTGCCTTGCAAAAGCTTCCGTCGTCACAGTTACATTTCCATTTCTAACTTCTGCAAATACTTTATCACCTGAACTTATTAAAGGAATTTTTTCAATCTTTTCTTCAAAAAGGATTTCTCCTTTCTTAATAAAAGTTTTTGCACGATAATCTGTTAATGCACAATCAACACTTAATGGATTTCCATTAATTCTAGTTACGTCTAAAACTTTTTCTTCAAATCCTGAATTATGCAACAAATCTTTTCTTTCAAAATCTTTATTAGCCACTAAAAGTTTTTTTAACAATTGAACCTTAACTGAAACAATAGACGCAGAAGTTTTTTTTCCTTTTGTTGCAATAACCGGTATGTATGCAATACCCTTACCAAGGTTAATATTTCGCGTATAGTCAATTTCAATTTCATCATCAGATGAAAAATTTTGCTGAAGTCGTATCTCAATCTTTTGATACTCTGGGAACTCTTTCTGAAGGTATTGAAGAACTTTCTCTTCAAAAGTTTGAGAAAAAACTTGAACACTAAACAATATGAATATTAACAATCTCACTGCTTCTTATCTTTTAAGATTATTAGCCATTGTCATCATTTCTTCAACTGTCTTTACTGTTTTACTGCTTAGCTCGTAAGCACGTTGTGCAGTTATCATAGCAATCATTTCATCAACAACATCAACGTTTGAAGATTCCAGATAGCCTTGATGAAGTTCACCAAAACCATCAAAGCCAGGATTGCCAAGTATTGGTCTTCCGCTTTCAGGTGATTCTGAATATAGATTATCACCAAGCGCTAACAATCCCCCGGGATTTAAAAATCTTACCAATTGAATATTACCTACAGGAACTCTATTTCCATCGGATTGCTGCAGCTCAACGTTGCCATCCCTACTAATTACAACTCCAACAGAATTATCATCAAGAGAAATATCTGGGTCAAGCAAATAGCCTCCTGAAGTACAAAGATTTCCATCAGAGTTTAATTTGAATGAGCCATCACGCGTGTAAACTAGTGTTCCATCAACTTTTCTTACTTGAAAAAAACCTTCACCTTGTATTGCAACATCTAGAGGAGTATTGGTTGCAGTTATATCACCCTGCAAAAAAGATTTTTGTGTTGATGAGGGTTTTACTCCGTTTCCAACTTGCACAGTTCCTGTTCCGGAAGTTGAATTGCCGGGTGTGTTTGAGTTCACAGTATTTACCACAACTTCTTGATACATCAAATCCTGAAACTCAGCTTTACTTTTTTTAAATGCTGTTGTGTTCATGTTTGCCATATTATTCGAGATCACTTCTATATTGATCTGCTGTGCATACATTCCTGAAGCCGCTGTTCTTAATGCTCTGTTGCTCATACTAACCTCTTGTTACTATTTTAAATTCTTCCAAGATCATTTGCTTTTTCTAATGAACTATCTAAGTAATTAACCATCTTATATGCTGTCTCGTAATCTTTCGAAAGGTTAATCATGTTTTCTAATTCAATCATCGGGTTAACGTTTGATTCTTCTAAGTAACCCTGTCTTACTTCAAATTCTGATTCTAGAGCAAAATCCTGAATGTCTTGAGTTGTGTTAAAATTTAATCCCGTTTTTCGTTTTTCATAATCATCAATTTTTACTATAAGCAAATCTGCAACGTGTGTTTCGTTAATGCTAAGCGCACCGCTGTGAGAAATTTTAATATCTGTTTGCGCACCATTCATATATTCTATAAGACTTATTTCTCCGCCCTTGCCCATTACTTTATTCCCTTGTTCATTTACGAGAAATCCATCATCAGATACTTTAAAATTTCCTTTGCGCGTAAATTCATATCCGTTTTGTGATTGGATTGTGAACATTCCTTCACCAACTAATGCAAGATCCATTGGATTTGAGGTTTCAAAAATCTCACCTTGAGTAGTATCAACTGAGCTTCTTATCTGTGAATTTCCTTCGGCTTTTAAAATCTCAGAAAATAGGCCTTCACGTTTAAATCCAACAGTATTAATATTTGCTAAGTTTCCGGAAATCTTTTCCATGTTTTTATTTGCAGCCAAAAGGCTTCTAGCAGATTGATAAATTCCTTTAATCATTTTTGTTCACCGTTAATTAATTACTATTTACTACACATCTGTATTTTTGCGGCTAATAGAATTTCACCCGCTGGCATTTTTAATTTTTTTGATGTATTGATTAGCTGCTTTTGATTAACGTCATCAATATGTTTTGCTTTTTTCAAAAGCTGTTGTCTTTTCTTTTGTAACTTTTTATCGGAATGGATTAATAATTTTTCTTCGCGAAGTAGCCCGACATTGTGTTTAAACTGTGAATCTATATTTCTTTTCGATCCATTTCTCATAAAGAGAACATATGCAATTACAATAAGTAGAATTATAATTGCAGCTACTTTAATTATTAATAATCCTGTAATCATTTTTATTCTCTCATCTTCCTTTTTAATGGGAAAGAAAATATCAAGTTTGTACCGGTTCCGGATTCACTAATAAATCTCATTTCACCTTCGTGTTTATCCATAAGATGTTTTAAAATATTAATTCCAAACTCTTTGTCCTCTTTGGCTAACCCATCAATAGTATCTGTAAAAAGCATTTTAATAATAATTGTTTCGCTGCTGTAACGGCTTTGAATAATAATTCCCCCACCGGTTCCGCGTAATGGGTTTATCAAACTGAATGAATTAATCAATATCTGTTTTAAGCTGTTATAATTACTTAGAATTGATGGAATGTTTTCTTCAAGATCCAGAACGCACTCACACGAATCTGCGCGCAAACTGTGCTCGATAACTTTATAAAAATCATTAATAGCTGTGTTGATTGAACATGAATATAATTTAGGTTTGCTATCACTGTTGTTTATAAAGTTGCCTAAGCGATCGAGAATTTCTTTTATTGTGTGAACCTGGTTCCTGATAAAATCAGTTGCATCTGAATCAAGATCAGGGTTTTCTTTTTGAAGCAAATCGGAATAACTCATAATAACCTGCAGCGGTGAACCAATTTCTTCAATACTCTTGCTTGTTAGTTCGCCAATTGCTGCAAATTTAAAGTCATTAAAAAGTTTTGATTGAAGAATTTGATATTCTGAATATGTTTTATTTAGTTCATCTCTTAATCGAACAAATTCTAATTTTGCAAATGTTTGATTTAATATTGTTAGAAGTGTTCTATACTCAAATGAATCTTCACTTAAATATTTTAGATTTGTAAGCGAAGCCAAAACTCCTGAAAATCTGTTGTTACTAAATATCGGAACAACAAAACAAGTTAACCCTGAATTAACGGCCGCATTATCAACTTC
Above is a genomic segment from Ignavibacteriales bacterium containing:
- a CDS encoding response regulator, with the protein product MIRNKNPLILIIDDSDLTRTSLTRLFDEYICKTESSEDGLFGIQKALSHKPDIIILDILMPNLDGIKTLQIKKVIDELKNIPVIILSGNVNKSNMLAAMENGADKVIIKPFNIDDLINAVNELIGFELERKINAEIQSIDFHDEVVNDLQKIFIESFPSQKKIIVDSVSLRDRNKLRVIFHQIKGVGKTVGLPMVSDICRNLEFNLASDRVDWNFIITQCEKLFSLVPKTQFELNVEK
- the csrA gene encoding carbon storage regulator CsrA — encoded protein: MLILTRKLNEEIKIGSGITVKIISLSDNTVKIGIDAPQNIQIVRTELYDKVKESSVKAIKSIKEIPADLTKLKIKKID
- the fliW gene encoding flagellar assembly protein FliW, with translation MKIKTYHFGEIEYTEDLVISFAEGLFGLENLHKYLFIKPEDDIFYWLNSIEEPEIAFPLIGLRIIDKKFPVLDDNEAFGIVVMSKNPADVKVNLKAPVYINQDAKSGFQKIIDSDKYPIDYNLFVEENQS
- a CDS encoding MotA/TolQ/ExbB proton channel family protein — protein: MIKKYSAFNGLILGVLSIFGAFVLEGGSVNALFLIPPIIIVFGGTFAAVIIGFGYENFVNMFRLMRLAYFPQKFEPKRVINSIVQFSYKARKEGLLALDRDINKVDYFFAKKLLRNAVDGTDPDSLQDLAELEIKSVQERHYSNIFIFTKMGGYAPTMGILGTVMGLIMALSHAGADPNSLIKSIATAFIATLWGVFSANLIWLPIADKLKKCHQEEKQMMELSLQGVLALQSGEVPALVKSRLVSMLSQKEQESMLPQREFEKRFR
- the flgL gene encoding flagellar hook-associated protein FlgL is translated as MRISDLIISNNYIGNTNKIKDRISTLNKQIMSGNKIEKPSDSPVGTSRLFRISDQMGQTETYKKNIQNSLSFLDETIFAMESMQSEAMSIVGKLTELQNPINQTNLEVYADMIDNSLKIMLETSNSKSDGKYIFGGTDYSSEPYGISSDNQSYQSNTDTSGKINVKFSQSVVQSINMPGLDLFGTIVSSKGFFNTADVVGTVTNVNSTIHDDLGNEYQLQTNYQKTAANTYQMTYDIVDGGGATVFTAPPGAKTLVFNNLNGNLVSVDGSTSDLSFAVEVPANRIQFTMNLKTLSENSSATSISLSANQPTNIFNTLKQLSNDLRNGIVPSNEQIAAVENFNSRLTSKQSQVGNTINQISTLQSMLEQQTYNLMELAQNENGVDIAKAVVDLQNQDYLLQISQKLGSMILQKTLLDYI
- the flgK gene encoding flagellar hook-associated protein FlgK; protein product: MALTKIFDISSRSLAVYRRALEVTSHNIVNSANPNYSRQRIMLATETSNLTAGLVWGNGVKIADVSRVRDRLVDAHIIGTNQKFSDSNRQSQLVGDVEKIFSEPSDLGISNLMTTFFSSFNELAVTPNSSPLRTNVLNAANNLSAKVTSINQSLNTLKGDIKQEFQQKVNSVNTILDQIHQINYEQFSNAYNGVPVNDLLDKRDALVDELSNLVNINVVYDNTNSAVISIGGALAVDRMHSAEFVAEEVNGKINLKVKDGTYPIVLTGGELNALSQVYSKKIPAYQQKLDGVIAKLVEAVNGEHVNGYTISDPQETGLNFFEGYVNGELIINSELIDDPNKIAISLDGTEGNGEIAIRIAQLTDSKLLNGNTLQESYASMINGLGNDGMLQNNYTQANQMVLDELGQLRASQSGVSVDEEMTNVLKFQRTYEASAKLITIADDMLQTILNMV
- the flgN gene encoding flagellar export chaperone FlgN, coding for MYYDEILKLTYEQITLLSDFINTLKLLQRSIVNSELDDIEIAIDKEEKILNRVKDCEERRSNAVTMALKHYKIEVDKNEGMDKLADVLLAIDPEVSEEFNQVRTILLEKVKEVLLLNSQNEIIISNSRQFIRDLIKNILGTKKENFFDRKI
- a CDS encoding transglycosylase SLT domain-containing protein, yielding MNDLSLKITNEQKHIPFTPEAKNLSLSEKQRMADVSKQFESLLTSMMLKSMNQTTSGGMFGESNFGGDFFDSIFQFEIADKISKGTGLGVADEIYKRLTGETLSTEVLNPKLTPLKNQPKIEVTSSSTEIPVVEPSNQSLTRLSKYDEIINQASETYGVDKNIIKSVILAESSAKENAVSTASAKGLMQIIDSTAQYLGINNVFDPKENIMGGAKYLSQLLRKYNGDLKFALAGYNAGPGNVDKYNGIPPFTETQTYVKRVIGYLKNFEEPKNVL
- a CDS encoding flagellar basal body P-ring protein FlgI, translating into MKRFSLLILVFIVLSSLAYSQRIKDIATISGNNSEQVIGYGLVVGLAGTGDSYRTQFTMQSITSMLKRFGITVPQTDVKTRNVAAVMVTANLNSNYKPGAKFDVTVSSMGDATSLLGGTLLMTPLSGIAGEVYAFAQGSISIGGYDYNTSSGNRVAKNHSLAGRVPQGGILKETLENEIVIDKQISVYLRMPDLTTSNNVANSINATFGDSAATSIDASEIRVTIPKDRQTNIVGFLAELEVLNVETDYAAKVVLNERTGTVVAGTNVQIKPVSITHGSLNITIENYPIVSQPGAFSNGNTAVVNNLVPYATQDSTNTIAISGASNVQEVASALNSLKVTPKEIIAIFQALKEAGALIAELVII
- a CDS encoding flagellar basal body L-ring protein FlgH, yielding MKKAILISVLLIAAVFPQNMRKNSYYSLFSDQKASNIGDAITIIVVESSLATNKARTNSSRESDLGFNLAGKVSSTDVPEVNVGVGSNNDFSGSGSTESSGMIQTKISATIESVLENGNMLISGSKKITINGEEQLVNIKGVVRATDVRADNSVLSYNISDAEISFEGSGLIDDAQSPGWLTKFFHWIF
- the flgA gene encoding flagellar basal body P-ring formation protein FlgA; translation: MLIFILFSVQVFSQTFEEKVLQYLQKEFPEYQKIEIRLQQNFSSDDEIEIDYTRNINLGKGIAYIPVIATKGKKTSASIVSVKVQLLKKLLVANKDFERKDLLHNSGFEEKVLDVTRINGNPLSVDCALTDYRAKTFIKKGEILFEEKIEKIPLISSGDKVFAEVRNGNVTVTTEAFARQHGGAGDLIEFVSSGNKIFKARIIDATKVIVE
- the flgG gene encoding flagellar basal-body rod protein FlgG is translated as MSNRALRTAASGMYAQQINIEVISNNMANMNTTAFKKSKAEFQDLMYQEVVVNTVNSNTPGNSTSGTGTVQVGNGVKPSSTQKSFLQGDITATNTPLDVAIQGEGFFQVRKVDGTLVYTRDGSFKLNSDGNLCTSGGYLLDPDISLDDNSVGVVISRDGNVELQQSDGNRVPVGNIQLVRFLNPGGLLALGDNLYSESPESGRPILGNPGFDGFGELHQGYLESSNVDVVDEMIAMITAQRAYELSSKTVKTVEEMMTMANNLKR